A region of the Candidatus Eisenbacteria bacterium genome:
ACGGGGTCGCGGACCGAATCGAAGGCGGGCGGGTGCGGGTGGAGGCGCGTCGCGAGGGCGACATGTTGCGCGTCACGGTCGAGAACGATCGCGACCCGGATGCGCCACCACGCCGGGGCACCGGGGTGGGGCTCGAGAACGTGCGACAGCGGCTCGGCGTGTTCTCGGGTCGCCACGCCCGGCTCGACGTCAGTTCGAACGGTTCGACATTCCGAGTCACGCTGGCGGTGCCGGCCCGCGAAGTCATGGAGACCCGACATGCCAACCCCTGAAATGCTGCGGGTCGCAATCGTCGACGACGAAGCGCCGGCGCGTTCGCTGCTGCGCGAGTACCTGGGCGCCCACGCCGAGGTCACGATCGTCGCCGAGTGCGCGAACGGCTTCGAGGCGGTCAAGGCGATCGCCGAGCACACTCCCGATCTGGTGTTCCTCGACGTCCAGATGCCGAAGCTCGACGGCTTCGAAGTGCTCGAGTTGCTCCAGCCGTCCCCGGTGGTGATCTTCTGCACCGCTTACGACGAATTCGCGCTCAAGGCCTTCGAGGTCCACGCGGTCGACTACCTGCTCAAGCC
Encoded here:
- a CDS encoding response regulator; the encoded protein is MLRVAIVDDEAPARSLLREYLGAHAEVTIVAECANGFEAVKAIAEHTPDLVFLDVQMPKLDGFEVLELLQPSPVVIFCTAYDEFALKAFEVHAVDYLLKP